CGGAAGCGCACCAGGCTGCCGTCGTGCATCGGCACCGTCATCGCCCCGCCGGGGTCGTACGACGCCTGGATCTCGCGGCGCAAGGGGATGAAGTCCACCGGCGCCAGCTCGCGGTGCCGCTCGCGGGTGCTCGCGTAGCTCTTCGTCGACCCCTCGTGGTCGTTGAAGGTGACGCAGGGCGAGATCACGTCGATGAACGCGAACCCCTGGTGCCTGAGTCCCGCCTTGAGGATGGGGACCAGCTGCGTCTTGTCGCCGCTGAACGAGCGCGCGACGAAGGTGGCGCCCAGCGTCAGCGCCAGCAGCACGGGGTCGATCGGCTTCTGCCGGTTGGCCTCGCCCTTCTTCGCCTTCGACCCCACGTCGGCGGAGGCGGAGAACTGGCCCTTGGTGAGGCCGTAGACGCCGTTGTTCTCCAGCACGTAGAGCATCCGCACGTTGCGGCGGATGGCGTGGCAGAGCTGGCCCAGGCCGATGGAGAGCGAATCCCCGTCCCCCGACACGCCGACGATGGCCAGCTCGCGGTTCGCCGCGGAGACGCCCGTCGCCACGGCGGGCATCCGCCCGTGGACGGAGTTGAAGCCGTGCGCCTCCTTCAGGAAGTACGCGGTGGTCTTCGACGAGCAGCCGATGCCGGAGAGCTTGGCCACGCGGTGCGGCTCCACGTCCAGCTCGTGGCAGGTCTGCACCAGCGCGGCGGTGACGCTGTCGTGGCCGCATCCCGCGCAGAGGGTGCTCATCGCCCCCTCGTAGTCGCGGCGGGTGAGGCCGAGCGCGTTGGGCTCCAGCGCCGGGTGGCGGACCGGCGGCTTGGCGATGGAGGTCATGCCGCCACCTCCGCGAGCTGGGCCATCACCCCCTCCACCACGGCGCGGGCCGAGAGCGGCACCCCGCCGTAGTCACGGAGCGACAGCAGCCGGTCGCCCGCGATCCCCGTCTCCAGCTGCAGGAGCGAGCGCAGCTGCCCGTCGCGGTTCTGCTCGACCACGAAGACGCGGTCGTGCGCGCGCAGGAAGTCTTCCACCGGCGCGTCGAAGGGGAAGGCGCGGATGCGCATGTAGTCGAGCGCGATCCCCTCCCCCGCCAGCCGCTCCACCGCCTCCAGCACCGCGCCGTGGCAGCCGCCGAGCGCGATGATCCCCATCTCCGCCCCCTCGCGTTCCCTGATCTCCGGCGCGGGGACGGCCTTCGCCGCCGTCGCCAGCTTCAGCGCCAGGCGGTCGACCACCTCGCGGTACGCGTCCGCATCCTCGGTGTACGCGGCGTGCTTGTCGTGCCCGGAGCCGCGGGTGAAGTACGCGCCCCTGGGATGCACGCCGGGGAGCGACCGCGCGGCGACGCCGTCCCCATCCACGTCGAGGTAGCGGCTGAAGCGCTGCATCGCCGCCAGTTGCTCGGCGGTGACGACCTCGCCGCGGTCGGGGCGATACGCGTCGTCCCAGGTGAGCGCGGGGATCATCCAGTCGTTCATCCCGATGTCGAGGTCGGAGACGACGAACACCGGCGTCTGGAAGCGCTCCGCCAGGTCAAACGCCTCCACCGCGAAGCGGAAGCACTCGCCGGGATCGCTGGGGAAGAGCGCGACGTGCTTCGTATCTCCGTGACTCGCGTAGGCGACGGAAAGGAGGTCGCCCTGCTGCGTGCGCGTGGGCATCCCCGTGGACGGGCCGGTGCGCTGCACGTCGAAGAAGACGGCGGGGATCTCGGTGTAGTAGGCCAGGCCGATGAACTCGCCCATCAGCGAGATCCCCGGCCCCGCCGTGGGCGTGAACGCGCGCGCGCCCGCCCACCCCGCGCCGATCACGACGCCCGCCGCGGCCAGCTCGTCCTCCGCCTGCACGATGCAGTAGCGCCGTTCCCCCGTCTCCGCGTCGACGCGATAGCGCGCGCAGAAGCGCCCGAACGCGTCCATCAGCGAGGTGGCGGGGGTGATGGGATACCAGGCGCCCACCGTCGCCCCCGCGTAGAGGCAGCCGAGCGCGGCGGCGGTGTTGCCGTCCAGCAGCACGTGGCCCCGGGTCGCGTCCATCCGCTCCAGCCGGATGGGGAGCGGGCAGGCGAAGTGCTCGCGCGCGTAGTCGTAGCCCAGGTGCAGCGCGCGGAAGTTGGAGTCGATCAGCTTCGGCTTCTTGGCGAACTCGGCGCGGATCGACTCCTTCACCACCTCCAGGTCGATGTCGAGCAGCGCGGCCAGCGCGCCGGCGTAGGCGATGTTCTTCATCAGCGTGCGCTCGCGGCCGCCGCTGAATGCCTCCACGCACATCCGGCCCAGCGGGATGCCGATGAAGGTGACGTCGTCGCGCAGGAGCGCCGCGTCGAGGGGCCACGACGAGTCGTGCAGGAGCCATCCCCCGCTGCGCACCTCGGCGATGTCGCGCTCGTGCGTGGCCGGGTTCATCGCCACGATCAGGTCGAAGTCGGGGGTGCGCGCGGTCCAGCCGTCGCGGCTCACCCGGATCTCGTACCAGGTCGGCAGCCCCTGGATGTTGCTGGGGAAGACGTTCTTGCCGCAGACCGGGATCCCCATGCGGAAGATGGACTGCAGCAGGAGCGAGTTCGCGCTGGCCGACCCGGTGCCGTTCACCGTCCCCACCTTGAAGGCGAAGTCGTTCACCCGGCCGCCGTCGTCGTGGCGGCCGTTCGACGAGGGGGACTCGGGGAAGAGGCGCGCTACGCGTGCGCCGCGCATGCGGACCTCCCGGCGTAGGGGATCATGAGCTCGAAGGTGCGCATGTCCCACGCGGCGGTGGGGCAGCGCTCGGCGCACAGGCCGCAGTGCAGGCAGATGTCCTCGTCCTTCACCATCACCCGCGCGGTCTGCGGCAGCGCGTCGGAGACGTAGATCTCCTGCGCGGGATTGACCGCCGGCGCGGAGAGCCGCGTCCGCAGCTCGTCCTCGCTCTCCCCGTCGTACGTGATGGTGAGGCAGCTGACCGGGCAGACGTCGATGCAGGCGTCGCACTCGATGCAGAGCGGCGCGGTGAAGTGCGTCTGCACGTCGCAGTTCAGGCAGCGCTCCACCTCGCGCTGCGCCTGCTCGAGGGTGAAGCCCAGCTCCACCTCGGTGTCGAGGCGGTGGAAGCGGGTGTCGAGCCCCACGTGCACCATCTTCGTGCGCTGCTCGATGCTGTAATCGTTGCTGTAGCTCCAGGCGTGCATCCCCAGCTTGGCCGAGACCAGGTTCATCCCCTGCGCCGGGCGCTCGGTGAGGGGGACGCCCTCGCAGCGGTTGTGGATGGAGATGGCCGCCTGATGCCCGTGCTCCACCGCCCAGATGATGTTCTCGGGCCCCCACGCCGCGTCGCCGCCGAAGAACACGCCCTCGCGCGTGGACTGGAAGGTGACGCGGTCGACCACGGGCATGTCCCACTCGTTGAACTCGAGCCCGATGTCGCGCTCGATCCAGGGGAAGGCGTTCTCCTGCCCGATCGCCAGGATCACCGCGTCGCAGGGGATGACGACCGAGTCGATCGTCTCGCTCTTCTGCCGTCCCCCCTCCTCGTACCAGCGGACGCGCTCGAACTCCATCCCCACCAGCACGCCGTTCTCCACGACGAAGCGCTTCGGCGCGTGGTTCTCCACGATCTCCACGCCCTCTTCTTCCGCATCTTCCAGTTCCCAGGGAGATGCCTTGAAGTGCGCGCGGCCACGGCGGGCCATCACCTTCACGTCCGTGGCGCCGAGACGCTTCGACGAGCGGCAGCAGTCCATCGCCGTGTTGCCCACGCCGATGATCAGCACGCGCTCCTGGATGGAGGTCACGTGGCCGAAGTGCACCGACTCCAGCCATTCGATGCCGATGTGCACGCGGTCCGGCACGTCCCACCGCCCGGGGAGATCCAGCTCCTTCCCCTTCGGCGCGCCGCTGCCGACGAACACCGCGTCCCATCCCTCCTCCAGCAATGCGCGCAGGCTGTCGACCGGCGACGAGTAGCGGACCTCGATCCCGCCGATCCCCGTGATCATCTCGATCTCCTCGTCGAGCACGGCGTGGGGGAGGCGGAAGGCGGGGATGTTGGTGCGCATCAGGCCCCCCGGCCGGTCGAGCTTCTCGAAGATCACGCACTCGTAGCCCAGCGGCGCCAGGTCGTTGCACACCGTCAGCGACGCCGGCCCCGCCCCCACCAGCGCGATGCGGCGGCCGTTGGAGACCGGCGGAGCCTTGGGGAGATACGCGGAGACGTCGTCGCGATTGTCGGCGGCGACGCGCTTCAGGCGGCAGATGGCGACGGGCTTGCCGTCCACGCGGGTGCGGCGGCAGGCGGGCTCGCACGGCCGGTCGCAGGTTCGGCCCAGGATGCCGGGGAAGACGTTGGACTCGCGGTTCAGCAGGTACGCCTCGGTGTGGCGCCCCTGCGCGATCAGCCGGATGTACTCGGGAACGTTGGTATGCGCGGGGCACGCATACTGGCAGTCCACGACCTTGTGGTAGTACTTCGGGTTGGTGACGTCGGTCGGGAGCATTCGGCACCCAGCGCTGGAGGAGCGTGACGTCCGGCTGTGGGCCGCTCGCGGGCGCGCGAATGGCCGTGGATCGGCCGCGGGAGGTGCGCGAGGAGCGGATTCCCTAGGTTAGCGGCAAACGTTCACCGGTTCAAGCTTCTGTCAGCTTTCTTGTGGAGAGGTTGTCTTAGAGCCATACTTGATGCCATACTTAGCGCAACAGAAATTTGTCACCCGAGGGTTGAGGGGGACGCATGAGCCTGGAAGCCGCGCATTTGTCTCGCCGGAAGCGCAGACGCAGCTCGACAGCGGATCCGCTGAAGAAAGTCACCTACCAGATGCGCGCCTCCACGCTGGATGCCATCCGGCAGGCAGTGGAGCGCGGCGGCTACGCGAGCCAGAACGAGTTCGTCGAAGAAGCGGTCGTTGCCCAACTCCGGGAACTGCGGCGGGCGAAAGTCTACGCGGCCTACCAGGAGGCGGCGCGCGACCCCGAGTTCATGGCCGAGCAACGGGAAACGACGGCAGCGTTCGACGTGGCGCTGCTGGATGGGCTGGAGGACGCTGCAGGGGGGCGGTGATGGCTTACCGCGGCCCGGTCCATCGCTGGGACCTCTACTGGGCGGACCTGGATCCAGCCGTGGAAAGCGAGCAGGGAGGCAACCGCAGGCCCGTGCTCGTGGTCTCCAACGACGGATTCAACTCCGCGTTCGATGTGGTGACGATCGTCTCGCTGACGAAGCTGGAGGGCAAGCGGCGGAGGGTGTATCCGTTCGAGGTTCTGCTGCCACCAGAGATCGTGGGGACCGGGTTCGGGAGCATCGTCATGCCGCAGCAGATCCGCACCATCTCCAGGCTGCGGTTGATGGAACGAATCGGCGTTCTGGAAGATGAGGCCAAGCGCGAGGAGATCGAGAACCGCCTCCTGGAGCACCTCGACATCGAATTCGAGGCGGAACTCCCGGAGTAGACCGAACCAGCATGGAAGATACAGCGGCGTCAGCGGATTTCCCTGGCGCCGCTTCCGTTTCCATTGGTGGGAGAGATCAGCACCCCTCCTTCCCGCGCACCTCCACGTCGCCCACGACGATGTCCGCCCAGATCACGTCCGTGGCGGAGACGCGCACGACCTTGTCGGCGTCGTCCAGCAGCTGCCAGTAGATGCAGTAGCGTCCAGCCTTAGCCGGGGCGTGGAACGGCGCGCGGAAGGTGAAGGTGCCCGACGGCCGCACGTCGCGGTCGATGGGGACGTCGGGGAAGGGCGGGTGCGCGAACTCCGGGTTCGAGCGGACGAAGCGCAGCCGCAGGCTTCCCGCCCCCCAGGTGCACTCGCCCCGGTTGTGGAGCGTCCACTCCTTCGGCACGAGCGCGCCGGGTCGGACGACAGTACCGTCCGCCACGCGCTCCGAGCGCAGGAACGAGGCGACCGCCTTCCCCAACGCGCATTCCGGCGCGCTCGCCCGCAGCTCCCCGGTGAAGACCTCGATGTGCACGTCGACCGCGGCTGCGTCGGAGACGGGCACCACACTCCCCGCGCCGTCGGCGAAGCGCCACGACTCGCGGTACGAGCCCGGCCGCTCGGGGGCGCGCATGGGGATGGAGAAGGTGTAGGCGTCGCTCGGCTGCACCCGCTCCTCGACCCGCACGGCGTCCGCCCCGGGCGCGCTGAGGCGGGGGCCGGACGCGGAGTCGAAGCGGAGCGAAAGCGAACCGTCCCACACGCACTCGCCGCGGTTGACCAGCGTCCACGAGTTGGCGAAGGGCTGCCCCGGGTGCATCGGGTTCTCGCGCCCGGGGTGGCTCTGCGCCAGGATCTCGGCGCGCGCCTCATTCGGGCCACAGGGGGGCAGCTCGGGAAGGCGCCGGAAGGTGATCTGCAGCGCCTTGCCGTCCTCCAGGCGGACAGGCCGTCCCGCGCGGTCGAGCAGCTGCCAGTCCTCCGCGTAGTTCCCGATGCGGGCGGGGCCCCGCATGGGGATGGGGAGGACGAGGACGCTGTCCGGCGGCACGGCACGGCGCACGCGGCGGACGCGCTCGACGACGGAATCGGCGGTGAGCGGCGCGGGACCGGAGTGGCGGACGCGCACCAGCCGCGCACCGCGCCGCCAGGTGCACTCTCCGACGTTCTTCAGGAACCAGGTCGGTGTCAGGCGCTCGCCCTCGCGCACGGCGGTTTTCGCCTCGGCGGGGTAGATCTGGCGGACGAGATGCGCGCGCGCCCGACCGGCGGCGCACTTCGGCGGCCCGCCCGCGAGGAGCGGCCGCAGGAGCAGCGCGGCGAGAACCAGCGACAGGACGGCCAGGATCGCCACCCTTCCCCGCTCCTTCCGCACCCCGCCTTGCCGCGCGCGCTCCAGCCATCGCCCCGCGTCCCAGCCGGCCACGCGCTCCGCACCGGCGGCGGCGAGCGCGCGCAGCGTGGCGCGGTCACCCCGCTCCTCCGCGCGGCTGCAGGCGTCCTCCAGCAGCTCCACCAGCCGGCGGCGGTACGCCTCGCGCCGCTCGATCACCCACTCGACGAACGCCTCGGCGCCCTCGCCCACCTGAAACTCGAACCCGTCCAGGAAGGGCGCGCGGTACGCCGCCAGCACGGCCTGCACCGCCGCTGCGTTGTCCGCCGTGGCGCAGAGTGCGTCCAGGTCGCACGGGATGTCGGCGGCCAGGGCGACGGGGTCCGCGCCGGCGGGGAGCGCGCCGGGAGGCAGCACGCGCCGCAGCGCGGAGACGGCGTTGTTGACGGAATGGTTGCGGCCGATGCTCGTCTTCCCCCACAGCAGCCCGCCGATGGCGCCGCGTGCCTGGGGGAGGCCGGTGGCGCGGAGGAAGACCAGGAGCGCGAGCTCCTTGGCATTGAGATGGATTTCCGCTCCGCCGGCCGTCAGCCGGGGATGTCCGAACGTCTGGAGGAAGTGCGCCATGAGGGCGGATGGGGCGATTACGACGGGATTTCGGACGGCTTTGGAGATCCTTTAGAGGCTCACCTGTTCCCCAAATGGCAACCGCGCAGCATCGTGTCTCTCGCCAGCAGGGTACGGCACCCG
The nucleotide sequence above comes from Longimicrobium sp.. Encoded proteins:
- a CDS encoding 2-oxoacid:ferredoxin oxidoreductase subunit beta; this encodes MTSIAKPPVRHPALEPNALGLTRRDYEGAMSTLCAGCGHDSVTAALVQTCHELDVEPHRVAKLSGIGCSSKTTAYFLKEAHGFNSVHGRMPAVATGVSAANRELAIVGVSGDGDSLSIGLGQLCHAIRRNVRMLYVLENNGVYGLTKGQFSASADVGSKAKKGEANRQKPIDPVLLALTLGATFVARSFSGDKTQLVPILKAGLRHQGFAFIDVISPCVTFNDHEGSTKSYASTRERHRELAPVDFIPLRREIQASYDPGGAMTVPMHDGSLVRFRKLAEDYDPTDRDAAYAHVKRHQEQGEVVTGLLYLEDDADDMHALNQTVAAPLYDLPYEQLCPGSAALTELMREFE
- a CDS encoding 2-oxoacid:acceptor oxidoreductase subunit alpha, which encodes MRGARVARLFPESPSSNGRHDDGGRVNDFAFKVGTVNGTGSASANSLLLQSIFRMGIPVCGKNVFPSNIQGLPTWYEIRVSRDGWTARTPDFDLIVAMNPATHERDIAEVRSGGWLLHDSSWPLDAALLRDDVTFIGIPLGRMCVEAFSGGRERTLMKNIAYAGALAALLDIDLEVVKESIRAEFAKKPKLIDSNFRALHLGYDYAREHFACPLPIRLERMDATRGHVLLDGNTAAALGCLYAGATVGAWYPITPATSLMDAFGRFCARYRVDAETGERRYCIVQAEDELAAAGVVIGAGWAGARAFTPTAGPGISLMGEFIGLAYYTEIPAVFFDVQRTGPSTGMPTRTQQGDLLSVAYASHGDTKHVALFPSDPGECFRFAVEAFDLAERFQTPVFVVSDLDIGMNDWMIPALTWDDAYRPDRGEVVTAEQLAAMQRFSRYLDVDGDGVAARSLPGVHPRGAYFTRGSGHDKHAAYTEDADAYREVVDRLALKLATAAKAVPAPEIREREGAEMGIIALGGCHGAVLEAVERLAGEGIALDYMRIRAFPFDAPVEDFLRAHDRVFVVEQNRDGQLRSLLQLETGIAGDRLLSLRDYGGVPLSARAVVEGVMAQLAEVAA
- a CDS encoding FAD-dependent oxidoreductase, encoding MLPTDVTNPKYYHKVVDCQYACPAHTNVPEYIRLIAQGRHTEAYLLNRESNVFPGILGRTCDRPCEPACRRTRVDGKPVAICRLKRVAADNRDDVSAYLPKAPPVSNGRRIALVGAGPASLTVCNDLAPLGYECVIFEKLDRPGGLMRTNIPAFRLPHAVLDEEIEMITGIGGIEVRYSSPVDSLRALLEEGWDAVFVGSGAPKGKELDLPGRWDVPDRVHIGIEWLESVHFGHVTSIQERVLIIGVGNTAMDCCRSSKRLGATDVKVMARRGRAHFKASPWELEDAEEEGVEIVENHAPKRFVVENGVLVGMEFERVRWYEEGGRQKSETIDSVVIPCDAVILAIGQENAFPWIERDIGLEFNEWDMPVVDRVTFQSTREGVFFGGDAAWGPENIIWAVEHGHQAAISIHNRCEGVPLTERPAQGMNLVSAKLGMHAWSYSNDYSIEQRTKMVHVGLDTRFHRLDTEVELGFTLEQAQREVERCLNCDVQTHFTAPLCIECDACIDVCPVSCLTITYDGESEDELRTRLSAPAVNPAQEIYVSDALPQTARVMVKDEDICLHCGLCAERCPTAAWDMRTFELMIPYAGRSACAAHA
- a CDS encoding type II toxin-antitoxin system PemK/MazF family toxin, translating into MAYRGPVHRWDLYWADLDPAVESEQGGNRRPVLVVSNDGFNSAFDVVTIVSLTKLEGKRRRVYPFEVLLPPEIVGTGFGSIVMPQQIRTISRLRLMERIGVLEDEAKREEIENRLLEHLDIEFEAELPE
- a CDS encoding NBR1-Ig-like domain-containing protein, encoding MAHFLQTFGHPRLTAGGAEIHLNAKELALLVFLRATGLPQARGAIGGLLWGKTSIGRNHSVNNAVSALRRVLPPGALPAGADPVALAADIPCDLDALCATADNAAAVQAVLAAYRAPFLDGFEFQVGEGAEAFVEWVIERREAYRRRLVELLEDACSRAEERGDRATLRALAAAGAERVAGWDAGRWLERARQGGVRKERGRVAILAVLSLVLAALLLRPLLAGGPPKCAAGRARAHLVRQIYPAEAKTAVREGERLTPTWFLKNVGECTWRRGARLVRVRHSGPAPLTADSVVERVRRVRRAVPPDSVLVLPIPMRGPARIGNYAEDWQLLDRAGRPVRLEDGKALQITFRRLPELPPCGPNEARAEILAQSHPGRENPMHPGQPFANSWTLVNRGECVWDGSLSLRFDSASGPRLSAPGADAVRVEERVQPSDAYTFSIPMRAPERPGSYRESWRFADGAGSVVPVSDAAAVDVHIEVFTGELRASAPECALGKAVASFLRSERVADGTVVRPGALVPKEWTLHNRGECTWGAGSLRLRFVRSNPEFAHPPFPDVPIDRDVRPSGTFTFRAPFHAPAKAGRYCIYWQLLDDADKVVRVSATDVIWADIVVGDVEVRGKEGC